A single Bos mutus isolate GX-2022 chromosome 25, NWIPB_WYAK_1.1, whole genome shotgun sequence DNA region contains:
- the GPR146 gene encoding probable G-protein coupled receptor 146 isoform X2, which yields MELRSPWQPAMWSCPLNGTDGEDPLPCLHVQRALSALSLLYLLGGVPLGLGYNALLLLANLHDPGSMTMPDVYFANMAAAGLLLCALAPAHLLGPGAAGGAAWDLGSEVHVSLLVLFNVAALVTLYSTALLGLDCYIERALPRTYMSSVYNTRHVCGFVWGGALLAGFSSLLFHICSHVAARLVECSRMRDAAAADAIMLLVGYLVPGLAALYALALLVRVRKEDTPLDRDAGRPDPSAHRLLVATTCTQFGLWTPHYLMLLGRTVLAARGKPLAGQHVGTLLLAKGLCRLLAFASSAVVPLLYRHIDRNFPGKLRRLVKKLRRGHQNCSPDQAGAQPVTA from the coding sequence CCCGCCATGTGGAGCTGCCCGCTCAACGGCACGGACGGCGAGGACCCGCTGCCCTGCCTGCACGTCCAGAGAGCGCTGTCCGCGCTGTCGCTGCTCTACCTGCTGGGCGGCGTCCCCCTCGGCCTGGGCTACAACGCGCTTCTGCTGCTGGCCAACCTGCACGACCCAGGCAGCATGACCATGCCCGACGTCTACTTTGCCAACATGGCGGCGGCCGGGCTGCTGCTCTGCGCCCTGGCGCCTGCGCACCTGCTGGGCCCTGGCGCAGCTGGCGGAGCCGCCTGGGACCTGGGCAGCGAGGTGCACGTCTCGCTGCTGGTGCTGTTCAACGTGGCGGCGCTAGTGACGCTGTACTCCACGGCCCTGCTGGGCCTGGACTGCTACATCGAGCGCGCGCTGCCGCGCACCTACATGTCCAGCGTCTACAACACCCGGCACGTGTGCGGCTTCGTCTGGGGCGGCGCCCTGCTCGCCGGCTTCTCCTCCCTGCTCTTCCACATCTGCAGCCACGTGGCCGCGCGGCTGGTGGAGTGCTCGCGGATGCGGGACGCGGCGGCGGCCGACGCCATCATGCTGCTCGTCGGCTACCTGGTGCCTGGCCTGGCCGCACTCTATGCGCTCGCGCTCCTGGTGCGGGTCCGCAAGGAGGACACGCCGCTCGACCGGGACGCGGGCCGCCCGGACCCCTCGGCGCACAGGCTGCTGGTGGCCACCACGTGCACGCAGTTCGGGCTCTGGACGCCCCATTACCTGATGCTCCTGGGGCGCACGGTCCTGGCGGCGCGGGGGAAGCCACTGGCCGGGCAGCACGTGGGGACGCTGCTCCTCGCCAAGGGCCTGTGCAGGCTCCTGGCCTTCGCCAGCAGCGCCGTGGTGCCGCTTCTGTACCGCCACATCGACAGGAACTTCCCCGGCAAGCTGCGGCGGCTGGTGAAGAAGCTGCGCCGTGGGCACCAGAACTGCTCCCCAGACCAAGCAGGGGCGCAGCCGGTGACGGCATAG
- the GPER1 gene encoding G-protein coupled estrogen receptor 1 encodes MELLPGAYNSTAAGLELPGALANGSAALSERQQYAIGLFLSCLYTIFLFPIGFVGNLLILVVNIRFREKMTIPDLYFINLAAADLILVADSLIEVFNLDEQYYDIAALCTFMSLFLQVNMYSSVFFLTWMSFDRYLALAKAVRCGPFRTKPRARLSCGLIWMASVSATLVPFTAVHLQHSEDACFCFADVREVQWLEVTLGFLLPFAVIGLCYSLIVRVLVSAQRHRGLRPRRQKALRMILAVVLVFFVCWLPENVFISVHLLRRVPPGAAPCQRSPRHAHPLAGHVVNLAAFSNSCLNPLIYSFLGETFRDKLRLYLEQQTGLSALNRLCHAALKAVVPDSTEQAEVKLSSTV; translated from the coding sequence ATGGAGCTGCTGCCGGGCGCCTACAACAGCACGGCCGCGGGGCTGGAGCTGCCGGGAGCGCTGGCCAACGGCTCGGCGGCGCTCTCGGAGCGGCAGCAGTACGCCATCGGgctcttcctctcctgcctgTACACCATCTTCCTCTTCCCCATCGGCTTCGTGGGCAACCTGCTCATCCTGGTGGTGAACATCCGCTTCCGGGAGAAGATGACCATCCCTGACCTGTACTTCATCAACCTGGCGGCCGCAGACCTCATCCTGGTGGCGGACTCACTCATCGAGGTGTTCAACCTGGACGAGCAGTACTATGACATCGCCGCGCTCTGCACATTCATGTCTCTCTTCCTGCAGGTCAACATGTACAGCAGCGTCTTCTTCCTCACCTGGATGAGCTTCGACCGCTACCTGGCCCTGGCCAAGGCCGTGCGCTGCGGCCCGTTCCGCACCAAGCCGCGCGCGCGGCTAAGCTGCGGCCTCATCTGGATGGCCTCCGTGTCCGCCACGCTGGTGCCCTTCACGGCCGTCCACCTGCAGCACAGCGAGGACGCGTGCTTCTGCTTCGCGGACGTGCGGGAGGTGCAGTGGCTGGAGGTCACGCTGGGCTTCCTGCTGCCCTTCGCTGTCATCGGCCTCTGCTACTCGCTCATCGTGCGCGTGCTGGTGAGCGCGCAGCGGCACCGCGGCCTGCGCCCGCGGAGGCAGAAGGCACTGCGCATGATCCTGGCCGTGGTGCTGGTCTTCTTCGTGTGCTGGCTGCCCGAGAACGTCTTCATCAGCGTGCACCTGCTCCGGCGCGTGCCGCCAGGGGCCGCGCCCTGCCAGCGCTCCCCCCGCCACGCCCACCCGCTGGCCGGCCACGTGGTCAACCTGGCCGCCTTCTCCAACAGCTGCCTCAACCCGCTCATCTACAGCTTCCTCGGGGAGACCTTCCGCGACAAGCTGCGGCTCTACCTAGAGCAGCAAACCGGCCTGTCGGCCTTGAACCGCCTCTGCCACGCGGCCCTGAAGGCCGTGGTCCCGGACAGCACGGAGCAGGCCGAGGTGAAGCTCAGCAGCACCGTGTAG
- the GPR146 gene encoding probable G-protein coupled receptor 146 isoform X3: MWSCPLNGTDGEDPLPCLHVQRALSALSLLYLLGGVPLGLGYNALLLLANLHDPGSMTMPDVYFANMAAAGLLLCALAPAHLLGPGAAGGAAWDLGSEVHVSLLVLFNVAALVTLYSTALLGLDCYIERALPRTYMSSVYNTRHVCGFVWGGALLAGFSSLLFHICSHVAARLVECSRMRDAAAADAIMLLVGYLVPGLAALYALALLVRVRKEDTPLDRDAGRPDPSAHRLLVATTCTQFGLWTPHYLMLLGRTVLAARGKPLAGQHVGTLLLAKGLCRLLAFASSAVVPLLYRHIDRNFPGKLRRLVKKLRRGHQNCSPDQAGAQPVTA; the protein is encoded by the coding sequence ATGTGGAGCTGCCCGCTCAACGGCACGGACGGCGAGGACCCGCTGCCCTGCCTGCACGTCCAGAGAGCGCTGTCCGCGCTGTCGCTGCTCTACCTGCTGGGCGGCGTCCCCCTCGGCCTGGGCTACAACGCGCTTCTGCTGCTGGCCAACCTGCACGACCCAGGCAGCATGACCATGCCCGACGTCTACTTTGCCAACATGGCGGCGGCCGGGCTGCTGCTCTGCGCCCTGGCGCCTGCGCACCTGCTGGGCCCTGGCGCAGCTGGCGGAGCCGCCTGGGACCTGGGCAGCGAGGTGCACGTCTCGCTGCTGGTGCTGTTCAACGTGGCGGCGCTAGTGACGCTGTACTCCACGGCCCTGCTGGGCCTGGACTGCTACATCGAGCGCGCGCTGCCGCGCACCTACATGTCCAGCGTCTACAACACCCGGCACGTGTGCGGCTTCGTCTGGGGCGGCGCCCTGCTCGCCGGCTTCTCCTCCCTGCTCTTCCACATCTGCAGCCACGTGGCCGCGCGGCTGGTGGAGTGCTCGCGGATGCGGGACGCGGCGGCGGCCGACGCCATCATGCTGCTCGTCGGCTACCTGGTGCCTGGCCTGGCCGCACTCTATGCGCTCGCGCTCCTGGTGCGGGTCCGCAAGGAGGACACGCCGCTCGACCGGGACGCGGGCCGCCCGGACCCCTCGGCGCACAGGCTGCTGGTGGCCACCACGTGCACGCAGTTCGGGCTCTGGACGCCCCATTACCTGATGCTCCTGGGGCGCACGGTCCTGGCGGCGCGGGGGAAGCCACTGGCCGGGCAGCACGTGGGGACGCTGCTCCTCGCCAAGGGCCTGTGCAGGCTCCTGGCCTTCGCCAGCAGCGCCGTGGTGCCGCTTCTGTACCGCCACATCGACAGGAACTTCCCCGGCAAGCTGCGGCGGCTGGTGAAGAAGCTGCGCCGTGGGCACCAGAACTGCTCCCCAGACCAAGCAGGGGCGCAGCCGGTGACGGCATAG
- the GPR146 gene encoding probable G-protein coupled receptor 146 isoform X1, translated as MIRENRQNSQRVGGANHLQVKLIPLGETGCGDRRTTSTTKEQARMLEPTSPPTPGHTTSGLGSPAAGIAARPRPQACTCQARPCSVDKGWLQAWLGTPATEEGCPQPAMWSCPLNGTDGEDPLPCLHVQRALSALSLLYLLGGVPLGLGYNALLLLANLHDPGSMTMPDVYFANMAAAGLLLCALAPAHLLGPGAAGGAAWDLGSEVHVSLLVLFNVAALVTLYSTALLGLDCYIERALPRTYMSSVYNTRHVCGFVWGGALLAGFSSLLFHICSHVAARLVECSRMRDAAAADAIMLLVGYLVPGLAALYALALLVRVRKEDTPLDRDAGRPDPSAHRLLVATTCTQFGLWTPHYLMLLGRTVLAARGKPLAGQHVGTLLLAKGLCRLLAFASSAVVPLLYRHIDRNFPGKLRRLVKKLRRGHQNCSPDQAGAQPVTA; from the exons ATGATCAGAGAGAACAGACAGAACTCTCAAAGAGTGGGGGGTGCAAATCACCTTCAGGTCAAGTTAATCCCCTTGGGAGAGACCGGATGTGGTGACCGCCGGACTACCTCAACGACCAAGGAGCAAGCCAGGATGCTGGAGCCCAccagccctcccaccccaggccACACGACGTCAGGGCTGGGCAGTCCTGCTGCTGGCATTGCTGCAAGACCACGGCCACAGGCCTGCACGTGCCAGGCGCGCCCCTGCTCCGTGGACAAAGGCTGGTTGCAGGCCTGGCTGGGCACGCCCGCCACAGAAGAGGGGTGCCCACAG CCCGCCATGTGGAGCTGCCCGCTCAACGGCACGGACGGCGAGGACCCGCTGCCCTGCCTGCACGTCCAGAGAGCGCTGTCCGCGCTGTCGCTGCTCTACCTGCTGGGCGGCGTCCCCCTCGGCCTGGGCTACAACGCGCTTCTGCTGCTGGCCAACCTGCACGACCCAGGCAGCATGACCATGCCCGACGTCTACTTTGCCAACATGGCGGCGGCCGGGCTGCTGCTCTGCGCCCTGGCGCCTGCGCACCTGCTGGGCCCTGGCGCAGCTGGCGGAGCCGCCTGGGACCTGGGCAGCGAGGTGCACGTCTCGCTGCTGGTGCTGTTCAACGTGGCGGCGCTAGTGACGCTGTACTCCACGGCCCTGCTGGGCCTGGACTGCTACATCGAGCGCGCGCTGCCGCGCACCTACATGTCCAGCGTCTACAACACCCGGCACGTGTGCGGCTTCGTCTGGGGCGGCGCCCTGCTCGCCGGCTTCTCCTCCCTGCTCTTCCACATCTGCAGCCACGTGGCCGCGCGGCTGGTGGAGTGCTCGCGGATGCGGGACGCGGCGGCGGCCGACGCCATCATGCTGCTCGTCGGCTACCTGGTGCCTGGCCTGGCCGCACTCTATGCGCTCGCGCTCCTGGTGCGGGTCCGCAAGGAGGACACGCCGCTCGACCGGGACGCGGGCCGCCCGGACCCCTCGGCGCACAGGCTGCTGGTGGCCACCACGTGCACGCAGTTCGGGCTCTGGACGCCCCATTACCTGATGCTCCTGGGGCGCACGGTCCTGGCGGCGCGGGGGAAGCCACTGGCCGGGCAGCACGTGGGGACGCTGCTCCTCGCCAAGGGCCTGTGCAGGCTCCTGGCCTTCGCCAGCAGCGCCGTGGTGCCGCTTCTGTACCGCCACATCGACAGGAACTTCCCCGGCAAGCTGCGGCGGCTGGTGAAGAAGCTGCGCCGTGGGCACCAGAACTGCTCCCCAGACCAAGCAGGGGCGCAGCCGGTGACGGCATAG